The Rhizoctonia solani chromosome 1, complete sequence sequence ttatggatatatgcatctttatgctatttaggcgctgagcgcttattatgtaatctcatcacatgacctttagtcatgtgatcttgttttcttatctctggtcatgtgaccttatctttgttatgatgtttgtacatgtaattactcttccccttctctgtgaatatataaggagggttctgagagccttaagcctcagaactcaacctcttatccccatccaacactactaccctaagacatacatttaagagtattgcctgagagcataccagtccctgtcaaaggtcctttgcccagctatctttatagcatagtgcacacTTACtgtattggtcttgtccaaccccttatctggcagttgccttgagctctgttagatcctactagctgataagtcctatattaggcaatagcttgttaggtttaccctgtggtagttgtcaGCTCTGACAAGCACCTGCCATCagtgtgtgaccaaccttacagttgggtcacaacaaggtgattcaattctggctagttctattttcctctgtttatgacatcCTTTcacagtgtaaagtgtcttagtaagtatttctgtaagagcaagagtactggctcaggttactgttggcagagatagttatgtaagtttcactcctagttgcaggaactaactggttactaggtatatatccttctaaGGATAactgccttctgttcacttaacctaagaactctgtatcaggtctactacctttccacactatgggtacttgggagatgcACTTATAAgggtttaagttatttgaaatcttgaggcacaatatatcacacaattgagcagggcaagcccaaacttaacagtgacagtcaacagtaacagtgatgTGGAGTGGTAAGTAGGATGGttgctgttgtagacacacatataccaagggaatttattccaaatttctcaattttaaagaaagacaaacagacaacattttcaatcatgtgattttggtgcttattCTACATGTTAAGCACCTTGCCACATCCCCCTccttgcttagtcagcattgtagccacctccaccttgatgatgtcattatgacatgtcagtgacacatatacatgagtaaggctgcagtaggagcagggttcttatttgatatggcATTGCACATAATGTATTTGGAATTAGGActcttgtagaatatataaggaggccaaccaaccatggtaactcCCAgatcaattacctcttgttgcatccactcagtgtacaagggccttatagctcAGTAATTACTAAGTTAGCTACATAGTCAtctacaccaccttaagcagtcttctggttgtacttacatagttgGTTTCTGCCTTACAGCATGCTTGCTGCCATAGTATAGTTAGCCAATGCCATAGGATAGCTCACCACTGCCTTATGCGGTTCTTACCTTACCTGTAcccagccacaagtgccagcCCCCTTGGTGTCCCCAacaatgtctaggacagttgCCCCCCAAAGGTATGCAAGAGTACCCTTTTacaccctagagtggcaaggttactgagttgttcacctagtcagagtatgagtatgacttgcttaggactgtgcttcctaatactttgattggtgggtgggaaggcacagatattaCTAGGttggaatgtgactgctcttgggttgaactgcaattagttaaaaatacaaacatctaaatacatgactcagtttATCAAGCAATGTTTGACAGTCAaagagcacttagagtgagtcattagtgtgagtcattctggtggcatgcagaatgactcataagctggatttgcagtgccactagaaattactaaataaggagaaccttagtaatctcatgagagatatgactcaactaagcttggaatAAGGTTtgtttcccaagttagagttAGTCCTGTGATGAGCTAGGTGTGAAGGTATGAAtgtaatgattagtaaggtacttgagccacacaGATAGAATcctgtgaagctaatatctctgTGAGATCTTATTGTATAAGCACATGACAGGTAGCATTAGAGCAAGcaaaaggagctctattAAGCAATAtataacacatacagtcaatatgagtgttacatagagtaatgacaggagtAAATAGAAATTAAAAAAAAATGGCCATTagatcagaaagtcagatacgCAGACTAaagtggatggtgagctgtgaatgaaaTATTAGGAGATACATAACAAgaacaggagtaagaaacaATTACTATGTACAAAAGTCTATGGGAATAATCAAGAACTAGTTTTAAatatcagaatatatgcacacattatatgcacaatatacaGTGGCAtgcaaatcaaatgcaacacGTGACCCCCCGTGCTTGCACTTGCTGCAACAGGCCGTGTAGGCCAATTTGTACTTTAGTCTAATAAAAAGAAATGCTTAAACAATAGAGAATTATTGTCCTACAAAGTCTCTGGGCACCTGGTGGCGTTGTTGGGAAAGTGCCATTGAATAACGTGCTTTCATTGTTGCATTTGATATGGCTGCTGACAAACCATATTGCCCCCTCCCCGGTTGGCAACCGCTCCCAACTGATTTAAGCCTGCTCATTGACTTGAATCATGATTAAGACACTCTTGCAATGCCTCCCAGGGGGCAACAGCACTCTCCTGAGCTTTGGGCCCAAATTCTGGCACTTTGGGATCTTGGTCTTACAATCTACAAGATAGCTACTCAACTCAACGTTCCTCCCTGCACTGTCAGCCGTACTTGCACCTGATACCTGAAAACTTGTAGCTACTACTCTGATAGGTCCAGGTCTGGTTGCCCATGCAAACTCAGGTTTGCAGATGCAAAATTTGCGGCGCTTTCACTCTCTTGTAACTGTCTGGCCTCTGCATCCCAGCTCCATTGGGACTATTTCTCTCATGTATCAAACTCTACGGTCTGCCAACGTCTGCGTGAGCTGGGCATCTATAACTATGCCTGTCACTGTGTCCCCCTACTCACAAGCCATCATCTCAAGGCTTGTCTGGACTGGGCCAGAAACCATGCAACTTGGTTGGCTCAGGACTGGCGCCAGGTCATTTTTTCAGAGGAATCAAAATTTAACGTCTTCAATGGTGATGGCCCTCTACGCTGTTGGAGACGTCCAGGACTCTCTCTGGATCCTTGTTATACCTGCAAACAGGTCAAACATGGTGGTGGAAACGTGATGGTCTGGGGGTGTGTTACTGCAAATGGGGTGGGCCATCTGTACTGCATTGATGGCCACCTGACAGCTGTTCATTACACCAAGATCTTGAAGGAGGAGCTTTGTGGGACCATGGCTGACCTCTCTATCCCTGTTTGTTGCACTGTCTTTCAACATGACAATGAcccaaagcatacagccaaggtTACTCAAGAGTGGCTCAATACTCAACAGCTCTCAGTACTCCCCTGGCCAGCAAATAGCCCATATATGAATATCATTGAGAATGTCTGGGACTACCTTGACCGTTGTGTGCGCATGAGGCATCAATTACCAACGCGTGCCAATGATCTCTGGGCCATTCTCCAGGAGGAGTGGGAGTGTATTCCACAGGCATATATTGACAAACTCTATGATTCTATGACAGAAAGAGTGCAGGAGGTCATTGATAGGAAGGGTGGTAATACTTGTTATTAGTTTTTGTAGTAATTACAATAATGCATTGTTGCGTTGCGCACAAGTTTCTGTTCTCATTGCGCATTTTGCTTAGTCAGAGTCATAACAAATGCAACATCCAAAACTAGTATCTGATCATTATCTCCACCGGAACTACTCTGTTCTCCACAGGAATTTACAAGGGCACTCAATAGCTCAATTCTAGCATTACTTATTATTATACTTAAGTACAAATTGGCCTACACGGCCCGTTGCAGCAAGTGCAAGCACGGGGGGTCACgtgttgcatttgatttgcGCGCCACTGTATGCTAGGTTTATCAGGGGTAATTAACTCCtgacaaatagtctagcaactatgcaGGGCAGGTGATTGGTTATGCATAGTACttttagactaatgttacttaagcctaaatGAGTAAGTGCTGTAGACACACACAATAGACACCTTAGGATAGGGTCTTTTTTACCCAAGCATCAGCCAAATACAGCAGGGTGCCTAGTGCCATTTTTAGGTTTACAAGTCTGTACCTTCACCAATTGCCTTGAGATTAGACATACATGTATAATAGCATGGGATGAATAATACTCCCTATTCTTATGCTAAAATATGTGATGGAACAAACATGGTTGGCCATACAAGATTTAACACAAATTTTCAAATTGGTCCCTTCACTTCCTCCTGCCCACAATGGTTTCCTGGCAGCTGCATCTGCATGTTTTTCTGGCTGGATTATCTGCTGTCACTACAAGCAGTATCTTAGGTAGGTATAACTACTTTTATATAATTTTCTACTCACTCTACAGGCATTTTGAGCCACCAATTTCCCTTCCTGTCACTCTTGGCACTATGCTTGTACACTTCACAAAAAACAGCAACTCATCCCCCTTGACTGGGAAGAATTAAGTGGAGATTGATGTATTGAACTCACCAGGTTTGTAGTTCAATCATTCTCAAAACAATTTGACTCAAGCTTTCTTGTAGATTTCCTAAAGTTGTAATTGAGTACCTTGTCACACTGCTGCAAATCAAGAGGCTGTTTGTTACACAGAAATGTAATCACATACCTGCAAACATTGCTTTATTGGTCCTGCTTGCTTGCCTATCATCTTCCAAATATCTCAATGATCTTGAGCATGAGTTTGGGCTCTGTCAACCAATTGTCTCATCCATAGTTAACCAACTAAGTAACTACATCTTCCATAAATGGACCAATCACCTCCTCACTGGGTTCAACACCCAACTACTTACACCAAATTGTCTAGATGAATACAGCAAGGCTGTTACTTCTGAGGACTGTCTAATTCCCAACATTTGGGGGTTTCTTGAAATTACATTCCACATGATTTGCTGCCCAAAACAGCAGCAAACCATTAACTACAACAGGTACAAAGCATGCCATGCCCTCAAATATAATGCGCTTACTACCCCTGACGGGCTTTTTGCTCATTGCTCTCTCCTGGTTGAAGGCTGTCATGCCAACAGCACACTTCTTGCACTGTCAGGACTTAAAGCCAACTTGAAGAGCACACATGGGAAAAAATGGGAAGAGGAAGTTCATTTATAGTGATCCAGCTTATGGGACAACTAACACTATTATCTCAGTGGCCAAGGGACAACAGAGCCTTGGACAAAGTGAGCAGGATTTCTACACTGCTATGTCTTGAGGCTGGATAGCAGTTGAATGGGGATTTGGTAAATTATTTGGACTCTTTCCATTTCTTTGACACACACAGAGCAATTGGCTCTTTCTCTCACCAGTTAGGTGCTATTTTCTGAATGCTGTTCTTTTTACATATATTCATACCTGCCTATATGGATCC is a genomic window containing:
- a CDS encoding Transposable element Tcb2 transposase, with protein sequence MPPRGQQHSPELWAQILALWDLGLTIYKIATQLNVPPCTVSRLVAHANSGLQMQNLRRFHSLVTVWPLHPSSIGTISLMYQTLRSANVCACLDWARNHATWLAQDWRQVIFSEESKFNVFNGDGPLRCWRRPGLSLDPCYTCKQVKHGGGNVMVWGCVTANGVGHLYCIDGHLTAVHYTKILKEELCGTMADLSIPVCCTVFQHDNDPKHTAKVTQEWLNTQQLSVLPWPANSPYMNIIENVWDYLDRCVRMRHQLPTRANDLWAILQEEWECIPQAYIDKLYDSMTERVQEVIDRKGGNTCY